One Deltaproteobacteria bacterium genomic window, GGCCGGGCTGATGTCACCTATCTCATCCAAAAAGAGGGTCCCGCCGTCTGCGAGTTCGAATCTCCCTTTCTTGTCCCGAATCGCACCGGTGAACGCCCCCCTGACGTGGCCGAAAAGCTCGCTTTCGAGGAGCGAGTCAGGAAGGGCGCCGCAATTCACAGGGACGAAGAGCCTACTGGACCGCGAGGAAAGGTCATGGATGGCTGAGGCGACGAGTTCCTTGCCTGTGCCGGATTCCCCATGGATGAGGACTGGCGCATCCGTCACGGCCACATCCCTGATCACCTGGATCATCGCCTGTATGCAGGGCTCCCTCCCCACGATCCCGTGAAACTCGTCCACATCGCCAAGCCTGCGCATAAGTTCGGATTCCCTTGTGACGTCCTTGAAGGTGGCAACGACCCCTAAAGGCCTCCCAAGGGGGTCTTTCATGGGGACCACGACCATCTCGGCACGCCTCGTCTCACCCTGCTTCGTGTGAAATGAGATAGGATAGCGGATAGGAGAATCCGGAAAAACCTCGTTCCCCTCGCAAAAAGAACAGCGCTCTCCGCAAAACCGAGCTGGAAAGACTTCGTGACAGTCCCGGCCGAGGATCTCCTTGCGCTTAAAGCCTGTGATTTCCTCGGCCGCTCGGTTGAAATAGAAGATCCTTCGTGAAAGATCATGGGCGATGATCCCATCGTACAGGTTATCCATGATGAGATCGGCATTCGCACGGGTCTGTATGAGGGATTCGACGTAGCCCTGCGCAAAAAGGTCAGTAACCAGCTGGATGATCCTGTCGCGGAGCTTGCGAAATGCACGGCTCCTGTCCTTTCCGCCGTTTAGGGAGGGCTCGGGGACATCCCATGAAATGACAATGGGGGTGCATGGAAACGGAGGGAAGATCCTTTGTCCCCTGTCGCAAAAGGAGACGATGACGTCAAAGCTGGATAAATCCACATCTGAGAAGGATGCGACGGCCTTTGGAAGCTCGAGACCGGCCTCAGCGGCAACACGTTCCAGGCCCTCGTCTTCGGACCATTCCCGAAGACTTGCCGCAACGACGCGGCCGGACGGACCAACGCGCCGCAATGCGACGGCAGCGGCCAGGGCTGCCCTTGCGGGAGATATATCGGAGACAAAGAGAAGGGAAACCGGTCGGGGAACCATATCCTTTTTATAGCAAAAGAGCCGAAGCCCCGCCACGCC contains:
- a CDS encoding sigma 54-interacting transcriptional regulator produces the protein MDNLYDGIIAHDLSRRIFYFNRAAEEITGFKRKEILGRDCHEVFPARFCGERCSFCEGNEVFPDSPIRYPISFHTKQGETRRAEMVVVPMKDPLGRPLGVVATFKDVTRESELMRRLGDVDEFHGIVGREPCIQAMIQVIRDVAVTDAPVLIHGESGTGKELVASAIHDLSSRSSRLFVPVNCGALPDSLLESELFGHVRGAFTGAIRDKKGRFELADGGTLFLDEIGDISPAMQVKLLRVLEDGIVERLGCEAGVKVDVRVVAATNKDLRAEVAAGRFREDLYYRLSVVPIHLPPLRERRGDIPLIAQYLLKKALENSGRQGVVISKEAMDALSSYDWPGNVRELSNALQYALVRCKGALVEPIHLPPGILQEKTKEITSLAWMRRRPKLSIEVVRDALVAAAGNRAEAARRLGVGRATLYRFLAHNRLH